The following are encoded in a window of Peromyscus eremicus chromosome 12, PerEre_H2_v1, whole genome shotgun sequence genomic DNA:
- the Apod gene encoding apolipoprotein D, translating to MVTMLLLLGTLAGLFTAAEGQSFHLGKCPTPSVQENFDVLKYLGRWYEIEKIPSSFERGDCNQANYLLMENGNIKMVNQERRPDGTMNQVEGEAKHTNLSEPAKLLVKFFELTPATPYWILITDYVNYALVYSCTTIIWLFHVDYIWILGRNPYLPPETVTYLKDILISNGIDTQKMISTDQTNCPEFP from the exons atGGTGACCATGCTGTTGCTCCTGGGCACACTGGCAGGCCTCTTCACTGCAGCCGAGGGACAAAGTTTCCATCTTGGGAAATGCCCAACTCCTTCAGTGCAAGAGAATTTTGACGTGCTAAAG TATCTTGGAAGGTGGTATGAAATCGAGAAGATCCCATCGAGCTTTGAGAGAGGAGACTGCAATCAAGCCAACTACTTGCTGATGGAGAATGGCAACATCAAAATGGTAAACCAGGAGAGGAG ACCCGACGGAACCATGAACCAAGTCGAAGGGGAAGCCAAACATACCAACCTCTCCGAGCCAGCCAAGCTCCTAGTCAAGTTTTTTGAGT TGACGCCAGCCACACCGTACTGGATCCTGATCACTGATTATGTGAACTACGCTCTTGTGTACTCCTGTACCACCATCATCTGGCTCTTCCACGTGGATTATATTTGGATCCTGGGAAGAAACCCTTATCTTCCTCCAGAAACAGTAACCTACCTGAAAGATATCCTTATTTCTAACGGTATCGACACCCAAAAAATGATAAGCACTGATCAAACGAACTGCCCTGAATTCCCGTAA